A stretch of DNA from SAR202 cluster bacterium:
GCTCCTCATCCCAAGACCCGCAAGTCGGAACTGGAAACAGCCCATCTCCCTAACCTCAATGCCCTGGCGGGACAAAGCGCCTGCGGCCTCACCATACCGGTAGCCCCGGGCATCGCGCCGGGCAGCGGCCCCGGGCACCTGGCCCTTTTCGGCTACGACCCCCTTAAGTACGTCATTGGCCGCGGCGCCCTGGAAGCCTTTGGCGTCGATGGCATTGACTTCAAGGTCGGAGACGTGGTCGCTCGCGGAAACTTTAGCACTGTGGACTCCGACGGCAAGCTGTTGGACCGCCGTGCCGGGCGCATCCTCTCCGAGCAGAGCGCCCCGCTGTGCCATGAGCTGAACAAGATAAAGGTCGATGGCGTCGAGAGCCGTGTGTACCCGGTCAAGGACTACCGTTTTGTGCTGCGGCTGCGAGGCACCGGCCTGTCCGACGCCCTCACTGAGACCGACCCCCAGCGCCTGGGTATCGAGCCCCTGCCGGTGAAGGCTAAAGCCCCGGAAGCCGAGAAGACAGCCAAGGCTGCCAACCAGTTCGTTCATAAAGCTCGGCAGGTATTAATGGAGGAGAAGCAGGCCAACACGGTCATGCTGCGGGGCTTCTCCGGCATGCCGGACCTGCCATCCTTCGGCGAAGCCTTCAAGCTCACCCCCGCCGCTATCGCCGCCTACCCCATGTACCGCGGGCTGGCTGCTATCGTCGGCATGAAGGTCCTACGCACCGGCGCGGACTTTGACGCCGAGGTTAAGACCTTACATGCGCGGTATCAAGACCACGATTTCTTTTTCATCCACTACAAGTACGCCGACGCCGCCGGCGAGGACGGCGACTTCGACGGCAAGGTGAAGGCCCTGGAAGACCTGGACAAATACATACCCAGGCTGTTGGACCTGAAGCCAGACGTGTTTATGGTCGCGGGCGACCACTCGACCCCCGCTATCCTGGCGGCCCATAGCTGGCATCCTGTCCCTTTCCTGCTCCACTCCCGCCTTACCCTGGGCGAGGGCATCGAAGCCTTTCATGAGAAGGCCTGCGCCCTCGGCTCCCTCGGCGCCATGCCTGCTACCAGCATTATGCCCCTGGCCCTGGCCCACGCTGGTAAGCTGGCAAAGTTCGGCGCTTAGCAGAAGTCTGTCTGCGATCCCGCATGTCACAGGCATGACCCTGTCAGTGCTCCGGTTCTGGTGATAACGATGAAGGAGTATTTCCATGCCCCGCTTTATCGCCGCTGGCAACTGGAAAATGAACACCACCCTTCCCGAGGCCAAGGCCCTGGCTCTGGCGATACCCAAGGCGCTGAACGGCCCGCCTCCAAGTCACGTCGAGACTATTATCTGTCCTCCTTATATATCGCTAGCTGTGGTTAGAGACGCCCTGCGAGGGTCAGGGATTGTTGTTGGCGCCCAGAACGCCCACTGGGAGCAGAAGGGCGCTTTCACCGGCGAGGTATCACCGTCGATGCTCAAAGACCTGTGCGAGTATGTAATCGTCGGCCATTCGGAGCGTCGCCACGTCATGGGCGAAAGCGATGACACCATCAATCGGAAGGTGAAGGCGGTCTACGCCGCAGGCCTAAAGCCCATCCTTTGCGTCGGCGAGACACTGGAGCAGCGGCAGCGCGACGGGGCGGAGGGTGTGGTGCGCCGCCAGCTTGAGTCCGGCCTCAACGGCGTCCGAGACATCAGCGAACTAGTCATCGCCTACGAGCCAGTGTGGGCCATCGGCACCGGCGTGGCTGCCACTCCCGACACCGTCCGCGAGATTACCAGCGGCGCCATCCGCGCAGAAATCGCGAAACTCCACGGCTCTGACATCGCCGACGAAGTGCCAGTGTTGTACGGCGGCAGCGCGAATCCAGACAACGCGTCGGGCTTTCTCAAGGAGCCCAGTATCCAGGGCACCCTCATTGGCGGCGCCAGCCTCAACGCCGAGCAGTTCGCTAAAATCGTGCGGCTGACGGCGGAGATAAAGGGCGGCTCTGTTAAATAGCGGAGCGCCTTATCCGCGATTCGAGGGGAAACACAGTTGGCATAAGGCATAGATAATGGGTCTGCCCATTGCATGGTATGTTGCTCGATGCTCTTCGTCGGAAGTAACCTACAAGACTGCTTATCAAGCGCTAAGTAGAAAGCCTAGTCGATAGGCATAGTCTGACAACATTAGGATGTATGTATTGGTCGGGATAGCCTAGCAACCCCCTTTTGCATTTAAGCACCTTTGCATCGCTGGCTATTTGTGAGGTTTAGACGCAGATCATGCTTGCCTAGATAGCAAGCAAAGGGGCCGAGCGGCCCTTCTCTATAGTATGAAATGTCCTAATGGATATTTGGGCGCTTTGTTACAAAGGCCTAGCGACAACGTTAAAGTGCTGGCGAACGCTTAAATTTATTGACTTAGGCAGCCACAGTTGTTGGGCCTTGTTTAATCATAAACACGGGGCCGCGATTAATGACATTTACGAAATCGGCTTGTCTAAAGAGGGAATCCGTGTTTTAAGACCTTCATCGAGAATTGAACCGTTACTCAGCCCAGGGTAGTTACATGGATAGCCATACCTGGCAGGCATCTAAAAAACAGGGTGGTGGGGAGGGGCGGTGGCTTCTCGACAGTTATCGCGCTTTCGACAATTGGCCCTCGGCGTAGGCCTCATTGCTGGCTTGCAGCTAATCTTGTTTACAGGGCCAGCACCCTCAGATAAGCCTCGTGAGGAAGTACAAGGACCCCCTCTGAGACTTCTTGGCGAGGAAACTAACGGAAAAGACGAGGAAAAGGCTGGCGTTCACCGGGCAAGCCGACAAGCTGTCGAGCCGGAGACCCTTGGAGAGGGAGACCCCCTTACAGCACGTCTGGCGCAAGTGGCTACTCCCAAAGATTCCGCCGAGTCCACTGGTGAAGTCCAAGATATGGGTAATCCTGGGCAGCAGGATAGCAGCTCCAGCGGCAGCGAGACACCGCTACAGCAAGAGCATAAGACCACCGCCACGTCCGATCAGGACTATTCCAAGTCGCACCATGGACTTATTTTAGGTGGCAGCGGACCAGGCGCTATTTCCTGGCGAAGCGTGTACAGCCAAGAAGCCGTAACCTACACCGTGGTGTCTCTCAGTCTATTTGTTCCTCCTAGGTGACTGCCTCTAGCGCGTTGTCCGACGCAACGCAGCGCGCTTCTGGCAGTCGCTCAATTTTAGCCCGGAAGGGTTGTTAGGAGGAAGAAAGGTGAACAAAATCATTGCGGTATTAGGCGTTAGTGCTGCATTGGTAGTGGCAGCGCTAATGTCCCCCGTGTTTGCCGGCGGCACCGGCGGCGACGACCATAATGACGACACGGGGTGCGAGAACTTGGTTCTTGAGCAGGAAAACTTTGGTGCCAACGTTAACGAGACTCGGCAAGAGGCTGAAGCTGAGGCCAAGCAAGAGAACGTTAGCGTGGCTGTCGATGGGAACAGCAACCAGTACAACAGCAACGAGGCTGAGGCTGAAAATGAAAACGATACCGAACAGGAAATCGAGCAGGAGAACGAGTACGAGAGCGGCCATAGCGGCAGTGATGTAACCCAGGGCAACGTTGGGGCTAACGCCAATGAGACAGAACAGGAAGCCGAAGCTGAGGCCGAACAGGAAAATACCAGCGTGGCCGTTGGCGGTGACAGCAATCAGTACAACAGCAATGAGGCCGAGGCCGAGGGCAGCTACGACGGCGAGGATAGCGGTGAGAATGGCGAGTCAGTAGAACAGGATAACGCTGGGGCTAACTATAACGAGACTGAGCAGGAAGCCGAGCAGGAGAATAAGTACGAAGGTGGCTACAACGGCAGTGATGTAACCCAGGAGAACGTCGGAGCCAACGTTAACGAGACGGAACAGGAAGCGGAGGCTGAGGCCGAGCAAGAAAATACTAGTGTTTCCATCGATGGCGACAGCAACCAGGCCAAGGATAACGAAGCTGAAGCCGGAAATGATAATGAGACAGAGCAAGAGATTGAGCAAGAGAACAGCTTTGACGGCGGTAACGGCAGTGAGGTGGATCAGAGCAACCTCGGGGCTAACGTCAATAAGACTGAGCAGAAAGCCGAAGCGGAGGCTGAGCAGAAGAACACTAGTGAGACCGTCGGCGGGAACAGTAACCAGTGGAATGATAACGAGGCCAAGGCTAAGAATGAGAATGAGACCGAGCAGGAAATCGAGCAAGAGAATGAGTACAAAGACGGCTCAGGCAGTGGCGAAGTAGGCCAGCAGAATGTTGGAGCCAACATTAACGGCACCCAACAGGAAGCCGAGGCTGAGGCCAAGCAGGAGAACTCTAGCGTGGCCGTTGACGGCAATAGCAACCAGGCCAACGACAATGAAGCCGAAGCCAAGAATGAGAATGAGACCGAGCAGGAAATCGAACAGGAGAACGAGTACGAAGGCGAGAGAGATGGCGGGTCGGTGGAGCAGGCAAACCTTGGCGCTAATGTTAACGGCACTGAGCAAGAAGCTGAGGCTGAGGCCGACCAAGAGAACGTTA
This window harbors:
- a CDS encoding triose-phosphate isomerase; this translates as MPRFIAAGNWKMNTTLPEAKALALAIPKALNGPPPSHVETIICPPYISLAVVRDALRGSGIVVGAQNAHWEQKGAFTGEVSPSMLKDLCEYVIVGHSERRHVMGESDDTINRKVKAVYAAGLKPILCVGETLEQRQRDGAEGVVRRQLESGLNGVRDISELVIAYEPVWAIGTGVAATPDTVREITSGAIRAEIAKLHGSDIADEVPVLYGGSANPDNASGFLKEPSIQGTLIGGASLNAEQFAKIVRLTAEIKGGSVK
- a CDS encoding 2,3-bisphosphoglycerate-independent phosphoglycerate mutase; the encoded protein is MIDNADLRECAVKTDSKIILLVADGLGGAPHPKTRKSELETAHLPNLNALAGQSACGLTIPVAPGIAPGSGPGHLALFGYDPLKYVIGRGALEAFGVDGIDFKVGDVVARGNFSTVDSDGKLLDRRAGRILSEQSAPLCHELNKIKVDGVESRVYPVKDYRFVLRLRGTGLSDALTETDPQRLGIEPLPVKAKAPEAEKTAKAANQFVHKARQVLMEEKQANTVMLRGFSGMPDLPSFGEAFKLTPAAIAAYPMYRGLAAIVGMKVLRTGADFDAEVKTLHARYQDHDFFFIHYKYADAAGEDGDFDGKVKALEDLDKYIPRLLDLKPDVFMVAGDHSTPAILAAHSWHPVPFLLHSRLTLGEGIEAFHEKACALGSLGAMPATSIMPLALAHAGKLAKFGA